From a single Lewinella sp. LCG006 genomic region:
- a CDS encoding amidohydrolase family protein gives MKKLFYFLLCLVFICGCTQNKPTDVLVLKNATIYNGKGDVIKNGIIIIQGSTILEIGDKTVTIPKGAEIIDITGQFVTPGLIDAHIHFAQTGFFDARPNVVDLRDYFDFDELQDDLKNNPQSYYDAYLRSGVTGVYDVGGFLWSITRQEEAENNENAPHVAASGPLLSGVDQNRLDYFNTSDAKQMVYLSSPEMGRETVRQYSNLGSTGIKIWGVMLKDSSFMKSLRAVADETHNQNNKLIVHATSLDQAKEALRLGAKILVHSVEDKEVDEEFIQLALKNDIIYLPTITVTRGYLEAFKSFKEKWDFDDAHNAMDVRAKTFLETSTDYLDKLPVDFNLEERIKRFENYVSQDEPIILQNLKKVHDAGIKVAVATDAGNPGTFHGVSIYYEMEMMQKAGIEPKEIIVMATQNGAIAMDRADDFGTLEKGKFANLIILEKDPAIDITNFRSITHVMRTGVMNSIYNE, from the coding sequence ATGAAAAAGCTATTTTACTTTTTACTGTGTCTCGTATTTATATGCGGCTGCACTCAAAATAAGCCAACAGATGTGCTGGTATTAAAAAATGCTACCATTTATAATGGAAAAGGTGACGTAATAAAAAACGGAATAATTATTATCCAAGGTAGTACAATATTAGAGATTGGCGATAAAACGGTAACCATTCCAAAAGGAGCTGAAATAATTGATATTACTGGGCAATTTGTAACACCTGGACTGATAGATGCTCATATTCATTTTGCTCAAACTGGATTTTTTGATGCAAGACCAAACGTTGTAGATTTAAGAGACTATTTTGATTTTGACGAACTTCAAGATGATTTAAAAAACAATCCTCAATCCTATTATGATGCCTATTTACGTTCTGGAGTTACGGGCGTTTATGACGTAGGTGGGTTTTTATGGAGCATTACACGACAAGAAGAGGCTGAAAACAATGAAAATGCACCTCATGTAGCGGCATCAGGACCATTACTTTCTGGTGTTGATCAAAACCGACTTGACTACTTTAATACTTCAGACGCAAAACAAATGGTGTATTTGTCATCGCCAGAAATGGGAAGAGAGACCGTGCGACAATATAGTAACCTAGGTTCTACAGGGATTAAAATTTGGGGTGTTATGCTTAAGGACTCCTCTTTTATGAAAAGCCTACGAGCAGTTGCGGATGAAACCCATAACCAAAATAATAAACTCATTGTTCATGCCACAAGCTTAGACCAAGCAAAAGAAGCCTTAAGACTTGGTGCTAAGATTCTGGTGCATAGTGTTGAGGATAAAGAGGTAGATGAAGAATTTATACAGCTAGCCCTAAAGAATGATATTATCTACCTACCAACAATAACGGTGACACGAGGTTATTTAGAAGCATTTAAATCCTTTAAGGAAAAATGGGATTTTGATGATGCTCATAATGCAATGGATGTTCGTGCAAAAACTTTTTTAGAAACAAGCACTGACTATTTAGATAAGCTACCCGTGGATTTTAACCTTGAAGAGCGCATAAAGCGGTTTGAGAATTATGTGAGTCAGGATGAACCAATAATACTGCAAAACTTAAAAAAAGTACATGATGCAGGAATTAAAGTTGCAGTAGCCACTGATGCTGGCAACCCAGGAACTTTTCATGGAGTATCTATTTATTATGAAATGGAAATGATGCAAAAAGCCGGAATAGAACCTAAAGAAATCATTGTAATGGCTACCCAAAATGGTGCCATAGCAATGGATAGAGCTGATGATTTTGGAACCTTGGAAAAAGGAAAGTTCGCTAACCTTATCATTCTAGAAAAAGACCCCGCGATTGATATTACCAACTTTCGCTCCATAACCCACGTCATGAGAACTGGAGTTATGAATTCGATATACAATGAATAA
- a CDS encoding alpha/beta hydrolase family protein: MMTIFYQRMKQVPRITSFVVVFTFLLNMTHGQTNQNQLLERWEFSESELNSAESDYARGKGIKYYHFTFLSNTKKVNGYLAVPENLTNNPTILWNDGGSAKYYPFNAEQVPRKFGKLVESGYAVIACNYKDESNGEVKDEFGGEDVDHVVNLISILHSFPEIDTSSVGMFGWSRGGMMSYMTLIRTDKVKAVVVGGAPSDLFLNGQNRPEMELEVYADLMPDYKISRTAALNKRSAIKWADRFPKDVPILILHGTSDWRVRAENSLLLAMELSKYRVPYRLILYEGGDHSISEYREERQMETIEWFNRFLIRKEKLPNMEYHGG; encoded by the coding sequence ATGATGACTATTTTTTACCAAAGAATGAAACAAGTCCCCCGTATCACATCATTTGTTGTTGTTTTTACTTTCCTATTAAATATGACTCACGGTCAGACCAATCAAAATCAACTATTGGAAAGATGGGAGTTTTCCGAAAGCGAATTGAATTCCGCAGAATCGGACTATGCCAGAGGGAAAGGAATCAAGTACTACCATTTCACATTTTTGAGCAATACTAAAAAAGTTAACGGTTATCTGGCCGTTCCGGAAAATCTGACCAATAATCCGACAATATTGTGGAATGATGGAGGCAGCGCGAAATACTATCCATTCAACGCAGAGCAAGTACCACGGAAATTTGGCAAGTTGGTGGAAAGCGGATATGCAGTTATAGCCTGTAATTATAAAGACGAAAGCAACGGCGAAGTGAAAGATGAATTTGGAGGGGAGGACGTGGACCACGTCGTTAACCTAATCAGTATACTCCATAGCTTTCCCGAAATCGATACCTCCTCGGTAGGAATGTTCGGCTGGAGCCGGGGGGGAATGATGTCTTATATGACCTTGATCAGGACCGACAAGGTCAAGGCGGTTGTAGTGGGCGGAGCGCCTTCCGATCTGTTTTTGAACGGTCAGAACCGGCCGGAAATGGAATTGGAAGTATATGCGGATTTAATGCCGGACTATAAGATTAGCCGTACGGCGGCACTTAACAAAAGGTCTGCCATTAAATGGGCTGACCGGTTCCCCAAGGATGTCCCAATACTGATCTTGCATGGAACATCAGATTGGCGGGTAAGAGCCGAAAACTCTCTGTTACTGGCCATGGAACTCAGCAAATACCGGGTCCCTTACCGGCTGATTCTATACGAAGGTGGGGATCATAGCATTTCAGAATACCGTGAAGAACGGCAAATGGAAACCATTGAATGGTTCAATCGCTTCCTGATCAGAAAAGAAAAATTACCAAATATGGAATATCACGGAGGATAG